The Rhodococcus triatomae genome includes a window with the following:
- a CDS encoding asparaginase gives MSVELVEVVRSGFRECVHRGSLVVLDPTGEPLFALGEVQTPIYPRSANKPWQAVTMLRHGFAPESPEELVLATASHEGESDHVELVLQLLARHGLSESDLRCPPALPANELAHAELLAAGELPRPVYMNCSGKHAAMLATCVVNGWPTNGYLEPTHPMQLAVTETFGDLVGEEELEYGIDGCGLPIVPLSLTRLAASFARLVLAAPETPERAVADAVREHPYLVSGTGKDDLLLMSTVPGLFTKSGAEGVLVGALPDGTSFAFKVEDGSERARLPLAAALVHRLGVEWATERHGAESTTELAALASRPVLGGGARVGTVRAVPGLF, from the coding sequence ATGAGCGTCGAACTGGTCGAGGTCGTCCGCTCCGGGTTCCGCGAGTGCGTCCACCGCGGTTCACTCGTCGTACTCGACCCGACCGGAGAACCCCTGTTCGCGCTCGGTGAGGTCCAGACGCCGATCTACCCGCGTTCGGCCAACAAGCCGTGGCAGGCGGTCACCATGCTGCGCCACGGCTTCGCACCGGAGAGCCCCGAGGAACTCGTCCTCGCGACCGCCTCCCACGAAGGCGAATCCGACCACGTCGAACTGGTCCTGCAACTGCTGGCCCGGCACGGCCTGTCCGAATCCGACCTGCGCTGCCCTCCGGCACTGCCCGCGAACGAGCTCGCCCACGCCGAACTCCTCGCCGCGGGCGAGCTCCCCCGGCCCGTCTACATGAACTGTTCCGGCAAGCATGCCGCCATGCTCGCCACCTGCGTGGTCAACGGCTGGCCCACCAACGGCTACCTCGAACCCACGCACCCGATGCAGCTCGCGGTGACGGAGACGTTCGGGGATCTGGTCGGCGAGGAGGAACTCGAGTACGGGATCGACGGCTGCGGTCTGCCGATCGTCCCGCTCTCGCTGACCCGGCTGGCGGCGAGCTTCGCGCGGCTGGTGCTGGCAGCGCCGGAGACCCCCGAACGCGCCGTCGCCGATGCCGTCCGGGAACACCCGTACCTCGTGTCCGGAACCGGCAAGGACGACCTGCTGCTCATGTCCACCGTGCCGGGGCTGTTCACGAAGTCCGGTGCCGAGGGCGTGCTCGTCGGTGCACTGCCCGACGGGACGTCGTTCGCCTTCAAGGTCGAGGACGGCTCGGAACGGGCCCGGCTGCCGCTGGCCGCTGCGCTGGTTCACCGGCTCGGCGTGGAATGGGCCACCGAGCGGCACGGCGCGGAATCGACTACCGAGTTGGCAGCCCTCGCGTCGAGGCCGGTGCTCGGCGGAGGCGCACGAGTCGGGACCGTACGCGCCGTCCCCGGGTTGTTCTGA
- a CDS encoding DUF3073 domain-containing protein, producing the protein MGRGRAKAKQTKVARELKYSVPTTDFESLQRELSGGSSHRDDVYSDSRDDEDDWRR; encoded by the coding sequence ATGGGCCGCGGCCGGGCAAAGGCAAAGCAGACCAAGGTTGCACGTGAGTTGAAGTACAGCGTACCGACCACGGATTTCGAGAGCCTCCAGCGTGAGCTCTCCGGCGGATCGTCCCATCGGGACGACGTCTACTCCGACTCGCGTGACGACGAGGACGACTGGCGCCGCTGA
- the purM gene encoding phosphoribosylformylglycinamidine cyclo-ligase, which yields MTDDPTSRPGASYAAAGVDIEAGDRAVELFAPLAKKASRPEVYGGIGGFAGLFSLKGDYKEPVLAASTDGVGTKLAVAQALDKHDTVGLDLVAMVVDDLVVCGAEPLFLQDYIAVGRVVPERVAEIVGGIAEGCIQAGCALLGGETAEHPGVMADGDYDLSATGVGVVEAEAILGPDRVRPGDVVIAMGSSGLHSNGYSLARKVLLEIDHMSLTAHVDEFGRTLGEELLEPTRIYAKDCLALAAETDVRTFCHVTGGGLAANLARVMPAGLVAEMDRGTWSPAPIFGMIAQRGRVERGEMEQTFNMGVGMVAIVAPEDVDRALAVLTARHIDCWTLGSIKKSHDAAAIRAVLTGDHPRF from the coding sequence ATGACCGACGATCCGACAAGTCGCCCCGGCGCCTCCTACGCAGCGGCAGGAGTCGACATCGAAGCCGGAGACCGGGCTGTCGAACTCTTCGCCCCGCTCGCGAAGAAGGCCAGCCGTCCCGAGGTGTACGGCGGAATCGGCGGATTCGCGGGCCTGTTCTCGCTCAAGGGCGACTACAAGGAGCCGGTGCTGGCCGCCTCCACCGACGGCGTGGGCACCAAACTGGCCGTGGCGCAGGCGCTCGACAAGCACGACACCGTCGGACTGGACCTGGTCGCGATGGTCGTCGACGACCTCGTCGTGTGTGGCGCCGAGCCGCTCTTCCTGCAGGACTACATCGCCGTGGGCCGGGTCGTGCCGGAGCGGGTCGCCGAGATCGTCGGCGGTATCGCCGAGGGATGCATCCAGGCAGGCTGCGCCCTGCTCGGCGGTGAGACGGCGGAGCACCCCGGCGTGATGGCCGACGGGGACTACGACCTGTCCGCCACCGGTGTCGGCGTCGTCGAGGCCGAGGCGATCCTCGGCCCGGACCGGGTGCGTCCCGGCGACGTGGTGATCGCGATGGGTTCGTCCGGACTGCACTCGAACGGCTACTCGCTCGCTCGCAAGGTGCTGCTGGAGATCGACCACATGAGCCTGACCGCGCACGTGGACGAGTTCGGCCGCACCCTCGGCGAGGAACTGCTCGAGCCCACCCGGATCTACGCGAAGGACTGCCTGGCGCTGGCCGCGGAAACGGACGTGCGCACCTTCTGTCACGTGACCGGCGGCGGTCTGGCCGCGAACCTCGCCCGGGTCATGCCGGCCGGTCTCGTCGCCGAGATGGACCGCGGAACCTGGAGCCCCGCGCCGATCTTCGGGATGATCGCCCAGCGTGGCCGGGTCGAGCGCGGTGAGATGGAGCAGACCTTCAACATGGGTGTCGGCATGGTGGCGATCGTCGCGCCGGAGGACGTCGACCGTGCCCTCGCGGTTCTCACTGCCCGCCACATCGACTGCTGGACGCTCGGCAGCATCAAGAAGTCCCACGACGCGGCGGCGATTCGTGCCGTCCTGACCGGCGACCACCCGCGCTTCTAG
- the purF gene encoding amidophosphoribosyltransferase has translation MSRADLSVHSPNLLAPGRIDPAVPGPDAEENEPREECGVFGVWAPGEDVAKLSYYGLYALQHRGQEAAGIAVADGSQVLVFKDLGLVSQVFDEQTLGAMPGHVAVGHCRYSTTGSTTWENAQPIFRTTAAGSGIALGHNGNLVNTAELAHRAREAGLVDDRLPAATSDSDLVGALLAHAAADTSIEQAAMALLPTLRGAFCLTFMDENTLYAARDPHGVRPLCLGRLDRGWVVASETAALDIVGAAFVRDIEPGELLAIDADGVRSSRFASPEPKGCVFEYVYLARPDSVIAGRSVHSTRVEIGRRLAKEHPIDGDLVIPVPESGTPAAVGYAQGSGIPYGQGLMKNAYVGRTFIQPSQTIRQLGIRLKLNPLREVIRGKRLVVVDDSIVRGNTQRALIRMLREAGALEIHVRIASPPVKWPCFYGIDFASPAELIANGAGGTSEGRADFDEMIEGVRRSIGADSLGYISIDGMIGATEQPASRLCAACFDGEYPIALPAESSMGKNVLEGMLESAAGTVTSHDNDNVDALSRP, from the coding sequence GTGTCTCGTGCCGATCTGTCGGTCCACAGTCCGAATCTTCTCGCACCCGGACGAATCGACCCGGCCGTGCCCGGGCCGGACGCCGAGGAGAACGAGCCCCGCGAGGAATGTGGTGTCTTCGGCGTGTGGGCGCCGGGTGAGGACGTCGCGAAGCTGAGCTACTACGGGCTCTACGCCCTCCAGCATCGTGGTCAGGAGGCAGCGGGCATCGCCGTCGCGGACGGCTCCCAGGTGCTCGTGTTCAAGGATCTGGGCCTGGTCAGCCAGGTGTTCGACGAGCAGACCCTCGGCGCCATGCCGGGGCATGTCGCCGTCGGCCACTGTCGCTACTCGACCACCGGCTCGACCACCTGGGAAAATGCTCAGCCGATCTTCCGCACCACCGCCGCGGGGAGCGGCATCGCACTCGGACACAACGGCAACCTCGTCAACACCGCCGAGCTCGCCCACCGGGCCCGGGAAGCCGGCCTCGTGGACGATCGGCTCCCCGCAGCCACCTCGGACTCCGACCTCGTCGGTGCGCTGCTCGCCCACGCCGCCGCGGACACCAGCATCGAGCAGGCCGCGATGGCGCTGCTCCCGACGCTGCGCGGCGCGTTCTGCCTGACCTTCATGGACGAGAACACCCTCTACGCCGCTCGCGATCCGCACGGCGTCCGTCCGCTGTGCCTCGGCCGGCTCGACCGCGGCTGGGTGGTCGCGAGCGAGACCGCGGCGCTCGACATCGTCGGTGCCGCATTCGTGCGGGACATCGAGCCCGGCGAACTGCTGGCGATCGACGCCGACGGCGTCCGCTCCTCCCGGTTCGCGAGCCCCGAGCCGAAGGGCTGCGTGTTCGAGTACGTCTACCTCGCGCGGCCGGACAGTGTCATCGCCGGCCGGTCCGTGCACTCCACCCGGGTCGAGATCGGCCGTCGGCTCGCGAAGGAGCACCCGATCGACGGGGACCTGGTGATCCCGGTCCCCGAATCGGGCACTCCCGCCGCGGTCGGGTACGCGCAGGGCTCGGGTATTCCGTACGGACAGGGCCTGATGAAGAACGCCTACGTCGGCCGCACCTTCATCCAGCCGTCGCAGACCATCCGCCAGCTCGGTATCCGGCTCAAGCTCAATCCGCTGCGCGAGGTCATCCGCGGCAAGCGCCTCGTGGTGGTGGACGACTCGATCGTGCGCGGCAACACGCAGCGTGCGCTGATCCGGATGTTGCGGGAGGCCGGTGCGCTGGAGATCCACGTGCGGATCGCCTCGCCGCCGGTCAAGTGGCCGTGCTTCTACGGCATCGACTTCGCGTCGCCCGCCGAGCTCATCGCGAACGGTGCCGGCGGCACCTCGGAGGGGCGCGCGGACTTCGACGAGATGATCGAGGGCGTCCGCCGGTCGATCGGCGCCGACTCGCTCGGCTACATCTCCATCGACGGCATGATCGGCGCGACCGAACAGCCGGCGTCGCGTCTGTGCGCGGCCTGCTTCGACGGCGAGTACCCCATCGCACTGCCCGCCGAGTCCTCGATGGGCAAGAACGTCCTCGAAGGCATGCTCGAGAGCGCCGCCGGGACGGTCACCTCCCACGACAACGACAACGTCGACGCGCTCAGCCGCCCCTGA
- a CDS encoding sterol carrier family protein, producing the protein MPPRRAVDPAELRNSMLAVIPWLRGDTDAAPARSELAAAVRLSARTLEQIAPGSSVELRVPPFVAVQCIEGPRHTRGTPPNVVETDPRTWLLLATGLAHLDDAVAAGTATASGSRAGEIGHWLPVVPGV; encoded by the coding sequence ATGCCGCCACGCCGCGCCGTCGATCCCGCCGAACTCCGGAACTCGATGCTCGCCGTGATCCCGTGGCTGCGAGGGGACACCGACGCGGCTCCCGCGCGCAGCGAGCTCGCCGCGGCGGTGCGGCTCAGCGCCCGCACCCTGGAACAGATCGCTCCGGGGTCGAGTGTGGAACTGCGGGTGCCGCCGTTCGTGGCCGTCCAGTGCATCGAGGGGCCCCGACACACCCGAGGCACCCCACCGAACGTGGTGGAGACCGATCCCCGGACCTGGTTGCTGCTCGCGACCGGGCTGGCGCACCTCGACGACGCCGTCGCGGCGGGCACGGCGACCGCATCGGGGAGCCGGGCCGGCGAGATCGGCCACTGGCTGCCCGTCGTCCCGGGTGTGTGA
- a CDS encoding CPBP family intramembrane glutamic endopeptidase, whose amino-acid sequence MRQRLPALALAAVAVAWNNAVLPRLGLSPRGRAVANAAAGVGAVAAVRAAGFGAEETGMSRHQAMRGLTRGLAVGAIPLAGYGLMYSVPALRHRLVRHEERPDTVEWMFLHIPVGTVVAEELLFRGALSASTSRGWSPAARTALHATAFGLWHVQPARAAGDHVLGTVAVTGASVLLFDALRRHTGSVLAPALLHLTINVGGAGAAVAAARTHVVARSAPR is encoded by the coding sequence GTGAGACAGAGACTCCCCGCCCTCGCGCTCGCCGCGGTGGCGGTCGCGTGGAACAACGCGGTGCTGCCCCGGCTCGGACTGAGCCCCCGCGGTCGCGCCGTCGCGAACGCGGCGGCAGGTGTCGGTGCCGTCGCGGCGGTACGTGCCGCCGGTTTCGGCGCCGAGGAGACCGGGATGTCCCGCCACCAGGCGATGCGGGGACTGACTCGGGGACTCGCCGTCGGCGCGATCCCGCTCGCCGGCTACGGGCTGATGTACTCGGTGCCTGCGCTGCGGCATCGCCTGGTGCGTCACGAGGAGCGCCCCGACACGGTCGAATGGATGTTCCTGCACATCCCGGTCGGGACCGTGGTCGCGGAGGAATTGTTGTTCCGGGGCGCACTGTCGGCATCGACGTCGCGAGGCTGGTCCCCGGCCGCCCGCACGGCTCTGCACGCGACGGCGTTCGGCCTGTGGCACGTGCAGCCGGCCCGCGCCGCGGGAGACCACGTCCTCGGGACCGTCGCGGTGACGGGGGCATCCGTGCTCCTCTTCGACGCGCTGCGCCGACACACGGGGAGCGTGCTCGCGCCTGCCCTCCTGCATCTGACGATCAACGTCGGTGGGGCAGGCGCCGCCGTGGCGGCGGCCCGCACGCACGTGGTGGCCCGCTCCGCCCCTCGGTGA
- a CDS encoding alpha/beta hydrolase, which yields MTESRTQERLPEQPREHSPRLIDPARLHGPVLDPAWDFLRLDFTGLAFAALFFSWSLTPSLLPRDWLFQGLIGGINAAIGYALGTATGWAVRRWFLRKRSWWPLPEPWASAVKVFVATTSIVVSVVMLVYSAGWQREIARLMDAEGTTTSGYIRTGVLSLLVAATIVAVWRVLRDIVRWIAGRLIRMLRLSIPVATTIGVIVVTVLSLLLIDGVLLRGSYSAINNMFSLENTTTRDGAEQPTAPERSGSPDSHAPWDTLGFQGRDFVSRGLHAEDLEASSGRPASEPIRVYAGLETADTPDERMDVVIRELERTGAFSRSVLVVIPTTGTGWVNPTAAEAIELVHNGDSALVAAQYSYLPSWISFLADRDKAAEAGKLLIERVRERWLQEPAETRPRLMVYGESLGTQAGEGAFTDLGDVRSKVDGVLWVGPPNSNPLWGSLVARRDPGSTEIAPRYADGLLVRFADDSTDLAADGTEWLSPRVLYLQHATDPVVWWSPDLMFTRPDWLHEPPGPDRTPSMKWFPFVTFWQVSADLTNAAGVPDGHGHNYGTLVLDGWVAVAQPEGWTAEDTERARTTLQRYIDTSGPEK from the coding sequence GTGACCGAGTCCAGGACACAGGAGCGGTTACCGGAACAGCCTCGGGAGCACTCCCCGAGGCTGATCGACCCGGCGCGGCTGCACGGTCCTGTTCTCGACCCCGCCTGGGACTTCCTTCGCCTGGACTTCACCGGCCTGGCCTTCGCAGCCCTGTTCTTCAGCTGGTCGCTGACCCCGTCGCTGCTGCCCCGTGACTGGCTCTTCCAGGGGCTGATCGGCGGTATCAACGCCGCCATCGGGTACGCGCTCGGAACGGCGACGGGATGGGCCGTGCGCCGTTGGTTCCTGCGGAAGCGTTCCTGGTGGCCGCTGCCGGAGCCGTGGGCGTCGGCGGTGAAGGTGTTCGTGGCGACGACCTCGATCGTGGTGTCCGTCGTGATGCTCGTGTATTCGGCCGGCTGGCAGCGCGAGATCGCCCGCCTGATGGACGCGGAGGGCACCACCACGTCCGGCTACATCCGAACCGGGGTGTTGAGCCTCCTCGTCGCCGCCACGATCGTCGCCGTGTGGCGGGTGCTGCGCGACATCGTCCGCTGGATCGCCGGGCGGCTGATCCGGATGCTGCGGCTGTCCATCCCGGTCGCGACGACGATCGGGGTGATCGTGGTGACCGTGTTGTCGCTGCTGCTGATCGACGGGGTGCTCCTGCGCGGCAGCTACTCGGCGATCAACAACATGTTCAGCCTCGAGAACACCACGACCCGCGACGGTGCCGAACAGCCCACCGCGCCCGAGCGATCCGGAAGCCCCGATTCCCACGCGCCGTGGGACACCCTGGGATTCCAGGGCCGGGACTTCGTCTCGCGTGGTCTGCACGCCGAGGACCTCGAAGCGTCCAGCGGGCGCCCCGCGAGCGAGCCGATCCGGGTGTACGCCGGGCTCGAGACGGCCGACACCCCGGACGAACGGATGGACGTGGTCATCCGCGAACTCGAGCGCACCGGGGCCTTCTCCCGCAGCGTCCTCGTCGTCATCCCGACGACGGGAACGGGGTGGGTCAATCCGACCGCGGCCGAGGCGATCGAACTCGTCCACAACGGCGACAGTGCCCTGGTCGCCGCACAGTACTCGTACCTGCCGAGCTGGATTTCCTTCCTCGCCGATCGGGACAAGGCGGCGGAGGCCGGGAAGCTGCTCATCGAGCGGGTCCGCGAACGGTGGTTGCAGGAGCCGGCGGAGACCCGTCCCCGCCTGATGGTCTACGGCGAGAGTCTCGGCACTCAGGCGGGGGAGGGGGCGTTCACCGATCTCGGTGACGTGCGCTCCAAGGTGGACGGCGTCCTGTGGGTGGGGCCGCCGAACTCGAACCCCCTGTGGGGTTCGCTCGTCGCCCGCCGCGACCCGGGGAGCACCGAGATCGCCCCCAGATATGCGGACGGGCTGCTCGTCCGGTTCGCGGACGACTCGACGGATCTCGCGGCCGACGGCACCGAGTGGCTGTCGCCGCGGGTGCTGTATCTCCAGCACGCCACGGATCCCGTGGTCTGGTGGTCGCCCGATCTGATGTTCACGCGGCCGGACTGGTTGCACGAACCGCCGGGCCCCGACCGCACTCCGTCCATGAAGTGGTTCCCGTTCGTCACGTTCTGGCAGGTGTCGGCGGATCTGACGAATGCGGCGGGAGTTCCGGACGGGCACGGCCACAACTACGGCACACTGGTACTGGACGGCTGGGTGGCAGTCGCCCAGCCCGAAGGATGGACGGCGGAGGACACCGAACGTGCCCGCACCACGCTGCAGCGATACATCGACACCTCCGGGCCCGAGAAATAG